Below is a window of Actinomycetota bacterium DNA.
TCGCCACCCTGGCCAAGCAGGCGTTCTCCAGTCCCGCGTGGGTGTTCGAACCCAAGCTCGACGGTCAGCGCTCGCTCCTGTGGAGGCGGCGGTCGACGGTTCGGCTGATCACGAGGAACGAGAAGGACCGGACGTCGCACTACCCCGATCTGATGGGCGCGATCCTGCGGCACAACGGCGCGCCGCTCATCGCGGACGGCGAGATCGTGGCCTTCGAAGGAGAAGTCACATCGTTCACGCGCTTGCAAGAGCGCATGCAGAACTCGAGACCGAGCGCGGCGCTCGTGGCGGCCGTGCCCGTGTACTTCTACCTGTTCGACCTGATCTGGTTCGATGGATACGACCTATCGGCGCTGCCCCTCGTCGCACGGAAATCGGTCCTGCACGAGGTGATCACTTTCGAGGACCCGATCCGCTACTCGCAGCACCTCGACGAGGACGGAGAGGTCGCGTTCCGCGCAGCCTGCGCGAAGGGATGGGAGGGCCTCATCGCCAAGCGCGCCGCGTCGCCCTACACGCATGCGCGCTCCAACGACTGGTTGAAGTTCAAGTGCGTGAACGAGCAGGAGTTCGTCGTCGTCGGCTGGACCGAGCCCCACGG
It encodes the following:
- the ligD gene encoding non-homologous end-joining DNA ligase; amino-acid sequence: MHPALAQLDASDRRLLRRAAMPSFTPLMLATLAKQAFSSPAWVFEPKLDGQRSLLWRRRSTVRLITRNEKDRTSHYPDLMGAILRHNGAPLIADGEIVAFEGEVTSFTRLQERMQNSRPSAALVAAVPVYFYLFDLIWFDGYDLSALPLVARKSVLHEVITFEDPIRYSQHLDEDGEVAFRAACAKGWEGLIAKRAASPYTHARSNDWLKFKCVNEQEFVVVGWTEPHGSRSGLGALLVGYFEDGQLRFGGKVGTGFGERELAMLTKRLAPLEQATPSVAETKGLTLKGVHWVKPKLVAQVGFSEWTPDGKLRHPRYLGLRDDKRPDQVVRERA